A portion of the Sphingobacterium spiritivorum genome contains these proteins:
- a CDS encoding DUF721 domain-containing protein yields the protein MYKKKVDEIHSNDDIGIKQAIEKWVDTYRLRRKFDESSIVNAWPEIIGKAIANRTQKIYIKDRKMYVKVESAVIKNELALMRRQIIGRLNEYVGQVVIEELIIL from the coding sequence ATGTATAAGAAGAAGGTAGACGAAATTCATTCCAATGATGATATTGGTATAAAACAGGCTATTGAAAAATGGGTGGATACCTATCGTCTGCGTCGTAAATTTGACGAATCTTCTATTGTCAATGCATGGCCTGAGATTATTGGGAAAGCAATTGCCAACCGTACCCAGAAAATTTATATCAAAGACCGGAAGATGTATGTTAAGGTGGAATCTGCAGTAATCAAGAACGAATTAGCTCTAATGCGCAGGCAGATTATTGGCCGTCTTAATGAATATGTTGGGCAGGTTGTTATCGAAGAATTGATCATTCTTTAA
- a CDS encoding L-threonylcarbamoyladenylate synthase: MLIRIYENNPNEKAIQQVVDVLKRGGVIIYPTDTVYGIGCDITNHKAIERVCEIRGLKVDKANLSFICYDLTDISQYTKPFDTSVFRVLKKALPGPFTFIFNASGQVPKLLSSKKKTVGIRVPDNHIVREIVRVLGNPIVTTSIRDEDDILEYSTDPELIHEKYENLVDIVIDGGYGDNVASTVVDLTNGDFEIVREGKGDLEQYL, encoded by the coding sequence ATGCTTATCCGAATTTACGAAAACAATCCTAATGAAAAGGCAATACAACAAGTCGTTGATGTATTAAAACGTGGCGGTGTAATTATCTACCCTACAGATACCGTATATGGTATTGGTTGCGATATCACCAATCATAAGGCTATAGAACGCGTATGTGAGATAAGAGGATTGAAAGTAGATAAAGCAAACTTATCTTTTATCTGTTACGATCTGACAGACATTTCGCAATATACCAAACCCTTTGACACCAGTGTATTCCGCGTGCTGAAAAAAGCACTTCCGGGTCCGTTTACTTTTATCTTCAACGCAAGCGGTCAGGTACCCAAACTTCTTTCTTCCAAAAAGAAAACTGTCGGTATACGTGTTCCTGACAATCATATTGTGAGAGAGATCGTCAGAGTACTGGGAAATCCTATTGTAACGACCTCGATTCGTGATGAAGATGATATTCTGGAATATTCCACTGATCCGGAACTTATCCACGAAAAATACGAAAATCTGGTAGATATCGTAATAGACGGTGGTTATGGAGATAATGTAGCTTCCACTGTGGTAGATCTTACCAACGGAGATTTTGAGATTGTCCGTGAAGGCAAAGGGGATCTTGAGCAGTATTTGTAA
- the asnS gene encoding asparagine--tRNA ligase, whose amino-acid sequence MEHTRIKELLNATEFGQEVIVKGWVRTFRNNQFIAINDGSSINNIQAVVDFENTDDALLKRITTGAAVRVKGTLIESLGKGQKVEVKVTELDVIGDSDPEKFPLQPKKHSLEFLREIAHLRFRTGTFNAIFKVRNALSFAVHRFFNERDFVYMHTPIITGSDAEGAGEMFRVTTLDLNNPPRTENGEIDFKEDFFGKSTNLTVSGQLEGELAALAFGNIYTFGPTFRAENSNTTRHLAEFWMIEPEMAFYELEDNMDLAEALLKYVIQYALETCPEEIEFLKNRLLEEEKNKPAADRSEMDLIEKLKFCLENEFERVKYTDAIEILKRSKPNQKKQFKYLIDEWGADLQSEHERYLVEKHFKKPVILTDYPREIKSFYMKQNEPDILGRNTVRAMDILFPGIGEMVGGSQREENLDKLLARMAEVGIPAEEMEWFLDTRRFGSVPHSGFGVGFERLVLFVTGMTNIRDVIPFPRTPKNAEF is encoded by the coding sequence ATGGAACACACACGTATTAAAGAATTATTGAATGCCACTGAGTTTGGGCAAGAGGTCATTGTAAAGGGATGGGTAAGAACCTTCCGTAACAATCAATTTATAGCGATCAATGATGGTTCTTCAATCAATAATATCCAGGCAGTAGTTGATTTTGAAAATACGGATGATGCGTTATTAAAAAGAATCACTACAGGTGCTGCTGTACGTGTAAAAGGAACTCTGATCGAATCTCTGGGAAAAGGCCAGAAGGTCGAAGTCAAAGTAACGGAACTTGATGTGATCGGAGATTCAGATCCCGAGAAATTCCCTTTACAACCCAAAAAACACAGTTTAGAATTTCTTCGTGAAATCGCACATTTGCGCTTCCGCACCGGAACATTCAATGCTATTTTCAAAGTACGTAATGCATTGTCATTTGCGGTACACCGTTTCTTCAATGAAAGAGACTTTGTCTATATGCACACTCCTATTATTACCGGTTCAGACGCTGAAGGTGCTGGAGAAATGTTCCGTGTCACTACTTTAGACCTGAATAATCCTCCTCGTACCGAAAACGGTGAAATAGATTTTAAAGAAGACTTCTTCGGAAAATCCACTAACCTTACGGTATCCGGACAACTGGAAGGTGAACTGGCAGCTTTAGCATTTGGTAATATTTATACTTTCGGACCTACATTCCGTGCCGAAAACTCCAATACAACCCGTCACCTGGCAGAATTCTGGATGATCGAACCAGAGATGGCTTTCTATGAACTGGAAGACAATATGGATTTGGCTGAGGCCTTATTAAAATATGTGATACAGTATGCGTTGGAAACGTGTCCGGAAGAGATCGAATTTCTGAAAAACCGTCTGCTGGAGGAAGAGAAAAACAAACCTGCTGCAGACCGTTCAGAGATGGATCTTATTGAGAAATTAAAATTCTGTCTTGAAAATGAATTTGAGCGTGTCAAATATACAGATGCGATCGAGATTTTAAAACGCAGCAAGCCAAATCAGAAGAAACAGTTTAAATACCTGATTGACGAATGGGGTGCAGATCTTCAATCTGAACACGAACGTTATCTTGTAGAAAAACATTTTAAGAAACCGGTGATCCTTACAGATTATCCAAGAGAGATCAAATCATTCTATATGAAACAGAACGAGCCGGATATATTAGGCAGAAACACTGTTCGTGCGATGGATATTCTGTTTCCGGGAATAGGTGAAATGGTAGGTGGATCCCAAAGGGAAGAAAATCTGGACAAATTACTGGCTCGTATGGCTGAGGTAGGAATACCGGCTGAAGAAATGGAATGGTTCCTGGATACACGTCGTTTCGGATCGGTTCCTCACTCAGGTTTCGGAGTCGGATTTGAGCGACTGGTACTATTCGTAACAGGAATGACCAATATCCGTGATGTTATCCCATTCCCAAGAACACCAAAAAATGCGGAATTTTAA